The sequence GGAGCAGCGCGGCGGCGTGTCGTTCTGTTGCCGCGATTTCCGGGATGGCTGCGCCCTCCCGAAACTCGCGGCAACGGTGCGCCCCAAAGCAAAAGAACGGCTTCGGCCGTTCTTTTGCTTTGGGAGGGGGGAGAAAATAAAAATCAGATAAACAACGAACATCTGCGACAGACCGCAGGTCTGGAGCTAGGAAAAGTCTTTGGAAAGGGGGTCCAGGGGGAAGAACCTTTCTTCAGAAAGGTTTTCCCCCTGGTCGCCGAAGGCCACTTCTTTTTCCCCTTGGTCGCCGAAGGCCACGTTTCTGATGATCACGTAAAAAAGCGGGGAAGGATGATTCCTTCCCCGCTGGAGTGAGCAGGCTATTGTTCTTCTTTCTTTTCCCGAAGTCGGATGCCCAGTTCCCGCAGTTGTTTTCGTGCCACTTGCGAGGGCGCTTCGGTCATCATGCAGGTACCCCGTTGTGTTTTGGGGAAGGCGATGACGTCGCGGATGGACTTGGCGCCGGTCATGATCATTACGAGCCGGTCCAGGCCAAAGGCGATGCCGCCGTGGGGCGGAGCGCCGAATTTCAGCGCGTCCATGAGGAAGCCGAATTTGGCGCGGGCTTCTTCTTCGTCAATGCCCAGGGCCGCGAACATTTTTTCCTGCATCTCCGGGGTATGGATGCGGATGGAGCCGCCGCCGATTTCGTGTCCGTTAAGCACGAGGTCGTAGGCGCGGGCCAGGGCTTCGCCGGGATTGTCGGTCAGGGTGTCCAGCTGTCCGGGTTGGGCCGAGGTAAAGGGGTGGTGCCGGGCGACCCAGCGTTTGTCTTCCTCGTCCCATTCCAGCAGCGGGAAGTCCGTGATCCAAAGCGGCGCAAAGGCGTTTTCGTCGATGAGTTCGAAGCGTTCGCCGACCTTGAGGCGCAGGTTGCCCAGTGCGGCGTTGACGATGTCGGCCTGGCCAGCCTGGAAAAAGAGGATGTCCCCGGCCTGCACGCCGGTGCGTTCGGCCAGGCGGCTTTTTTCCTCATCCGAGAAGAATTTGACAATGGGGGACTGCCATTCACCGTCCTCCTTGACCTTGATCCAGGCCAAGCCCTTGGAGCCATAGATTTCCACGAACTTGGTGAAGTCGTCGATTTCCTTACGGGTGAGACGGCCGCCGCCGGGTACGCGCATGACCTTGACCAGGGAGGCCTGGGCAAAGACCTTGAAGCCTGAGCCTTCGAAAACATCGCTCACGTTTTGGAGCTTGAGGTCAAAGCGCACATCGGGCTTATCCACGCCGTAGTCGCGCATGGCGTCGGCATAGGTCATGCGGGGGAAGGCTTCGGGCAGGTTTACGTCAAGGGTTTCGCGGAACAGGGTCCGGACCATGTTTTCAGCCATGTCCTGAACGATTTCCTCGTCCACGAAGCTCATTTCAATGTCGATCTGGGTGAACTCGGGCTGCCGGTCGGCGCGCAGGTCTTCATCGCGGAAGCATTTGACGATTTGGAAATAGCGTTCCATGCCCGAAACCATGAGCATCTGCTTGAAGAGCTGCGGGGACTGGGGCAGGGCAAAAAAATCGCCCTGGCTCAGGCGGCTGGGTACCAGAAAATCGCGCGCGCCTTCGGGCGTGGACTTGGTCAGCACCGGGGTTTCGATTTCCAGGAAACCCAGGTTGTCCAGGTAGCGGCGTACGCTTTGGGCGGCCTTGTTGCGCAGGATGAAGTTGCGGGCCAGCGCGGGACGGCGAAGATCCAGGTAGCGGTATTTGAGGCGCAGATTTTCACCGGCCTCCACGCGGTCTTCAATGGGAAACGGGGGCGTATCCGAGGTGTTCAGCAGTTTCCATTCGTCCACCACGATTTCGATTTCCCCGGTGACCAGATTGGAATTGGCCATGCCTTCGGGCCGGGGGCGCACTGTGCCGCGCACGGCCACCACGTATTCGGGCCGGATGGCGTGGGCGCGTTCGTGGGCCTCGGTATTGTGTTCGGGGCTGAAGACCACCTGGGTCAGGCCTTCGCGGTCGCGCAGGTCGATGAAGATCAGGCCGCCGTGGTCGCGCCGGAACTGGACCCAGCCCATGAGACAGACCTGTTCGCCCATGTTGGCGGCGGTGAGTTCGTTGTTGTGGTGCGAGCGCCGCCAGCCGCCCAGATCGTCGATCCAGCGGTATTTGTCGTAAACGCTGTCGTCCTGAAAAATTTGTTCACTCATGGTTTGGTCCTTATGATGCGGGCCGGTGCAGGGCGGCCGTTAACGGGCTGGTGAGAAACGGCGATCTGCCGTGGCATCTGGAACGCCTTTGGCCGTCGTGTCGGCCCGAAGCATTTCCAGCGTGGTGCATCTCGGCATTCATTCCCAGCCTGTGTTTTCAACTTATCCGGCAGACTGTCTCGGGCAGCGCCGGTTACCGTTTTTTGCCGCCCAGCAGCAGTTGTCGGCATTGCTCCGGGGTCACGGTGACCTGGGGGGAATCGCCCACCATGTCCTTGACCGTGACGGTATGATCGACGTTCTCTTCCTCGCCGAGGATCAGGCAATAGCGTGCGCCGATGCGGTTGGCGGCGCGCAAACGGCTTTTCATGCTGCCCGCGCTGTAGCTGACCTGGCCGCCCAATCCGGCCAGGCGGAGTTCCTGGGCCAGAAGCAGGGCGTTGTTGGCGGCTTTAGGCGCGGTTACGGCGATGTAGAAGTCCGGCTGGTCGGCGGATTGTTCCCCGAGCAGCAGGGCCAGACGCTCCATGCCGCAGGCAAAGCCCGTGGCCGGGACATCCGGGCCGCCCAGGTGCTTGACCAATCCGTCGTAGCGGCCGCCTCCGGCCACCGCGGTTTGTGCGCCGATGTCGCCGGAGGTGATTTCAAAGGTGGTGCGCTGGTAATAATCCAGCCCGCGCACCAGACGCGGGTTCAGCTCGTAGACCAGACCGGCCCGGTCGAGCACCTCGCGCACCTGGGCGAAGTGGTCGGCGCATTCAGCGCAGAGGTGGTCCGTGACGCTGGGCGCATCCTTGACCAGCTCCTTGCAGGCGGGCACCTTGCAGTCCAGCACGCGCAGGGGGTTGGTATCCTTGCGGCGGCGGCAGTCTTCGCACAGCTCGTCCACGGGCAGGGAATTGAAATACTCGGTCAGAGCGCGGCGGTATGTGGGACGGCATTCCGGGCAGCCCAGGGAGTTCAGCTCAATGGACAGTTTTTTCAGGCCCAGGTCGCGCAGAAAGGTATCGAGCATGAGGATCAGCTCGGCGTCGGACTGCGGTTCGGGCGCGCCGATGATTTCGGCGTTGATTTGATGAAACTGGCGCTGGCGGCCCTTTTGCGGACGCTCGTATCGGAACATGGGACCAAAGGAATAATACTTGGCCACACTGCCGGGCTGGTGTTTTCCGGCCTCCACGAACGCGCGGATCACTCCGGCCGTGGCCTCGGGCCGCATGGTCAGCGAGCGCCCCTTGCGGTCCGGAAAGGTGAACATTTCTTTGCCGACCACGTCCGTGTCTTCACCAATGGACTTTTGGAACAGTTCGGTTTTTTCCAGCACGGGCGTGCGCAGCTCACCGAAGCCAAAACGCTCAAACGCGTTGCGGGCCTTGGCCTCCATGAAGCTGAAAATGGCGGCCTCTTCTGGAAAGAGGTCGGCGAATCCCTTGATTTTCTGAATCTTTTTGCTCATACGATCGTGTCTTCCTGAACCCTGTTTCGGGGAGGGTCGTTCGGGGCATAGAGATGTTCACAGGAAACGAATTTCGTTAGTCCATCGGGGCCGGGTTGTCAAAGTCTGCATCTCTTGGGCCGGGGATGATCTGGGCCTTGGGGCGGGCTTTGTTGCCTTCTGGGGTCGGTTTTTCGGTTGCCCTCTATTGACAGGATAGATTACATGAATAGCTTTGAAGAAACCAACGGGGTGCGCAAGCCCACCCTCAAGCCGAGCTGGAGGCACCATGCTTCAATTGTCCGACGCGGCCCTGAATGGGCTGAAACAATACTTTGAATCCAACGAGAAGGCGCCGGTGCGCGTATTTGTGGCCCAGAGCTGCTCCGGGGCGTCCCTGGCCCTGGGACTGGACCAGGTGCGCGATGGCGACAAGAGCTTTGATTTTGACGGCGACATCACCGTTGTCGTGGACGAGGAACTGATTGAACAGGCCCAACCCGTGACCATCGACATGGGTCCCATGGGATTTGAAGTGAAGTCCAGCCTGGAGTTTCCCCAGGACGGCGGTTGCGGTTGCAGCTCCTGCGGCACAGGTTCCTGCTCGTCCGGCAGTTGCCACTAGCGCCACGGAACGAATACGGCGATCCGAAGCGGACCTTTCCAGACCAGGAAGGGTTCGCTTTTTTTGTTGCCGCTGGCGGGGCGTTGAGTAAGGGAAGCGCTAGGCTGGGCCGATGCCGAGCCGGTGCAGTATTTTTTTGCAGCTGCGGAGCAACCGACGTACCGGACGTTTGTTTTCCCTCTTTTGCAACGCGTCAAGTTGCTCCTGTTGGCGGGCACAAACGCAACCAAACGCCTGCACCACTTTTTCAAGCGGAATGCCGGGGTATGGTTGCCAATCCTCCTGGTCCGGCAAGGGGTCGAAAAACAGCTTGCCGTGCTCACGTCCCAGATACTCCCTTGCAATGATTTCATATTCTTTGCCGCACCCTTCGATCAAAGCGATCCGTCTTTGCGGAGAGAGCAGGGAATAGGGGGTAAACAGCTGGTTCTGGTCGGTAGGGTGGGATAACTCCCACAGGCAGCTTGTAAAAAGACGTTGCACGTTTCCCCGGGGAATTTTTGGATGGTTGAGCATCATGCGCAGTTCCAAGAAATCCCGGTCAAACCCCGGATTGATGGCCCGTTGTGGGAGCTGGAACTCGCCGGTCAGAGGAATTCCCAGGATCGTGAGGAAATCCGAGAAAATGTTGCCGTCCGTGAATTGCCCTTTTTCATACGGGCGGATGATGACCTTGTCTTTTTCGTATCCACGGACGAATTGGAGCAATGCTTGGGCCGCATTCTCGCCGAGCAGCTGCATGAAGCCGTTGAACATGGGATCATCGCTTTCCCAGGCGTCCAGTGAGCGCAGGCCGTGGAGCTTCACGCCTTGTTGCAGGTAGGATTGCAGGTAAAGATCCTGCCGCCGCAGGTAGGCGATGATGTGGATATCGAAATCAGAGAGCGCCTTATGAAGCCGTGCCATGCGTTCGTCGGACTGGGCAATGAAGAACTCCGAAGAAACGAGAACCGTGTCAAACTCGCTGGCCTGGATTTGCCGCAGCGCGTGCTTATATTCTTTGGAATCGGGTTTCGCGAGGCACAGGTCTCGCCCATTGCCGGACTGGGCGCTGAATTGTGTTTTTTTGGCGGGACCGCCCGGGTAATCAATGCCCTTGGAACGCAATACCTCTCTGTTTTGCTCCAAAAAAGTCTGGATGGCCGAGGATCCTGTCTTGGGTGTGCCGATATGAAGGTACAGCGTTTTACGCATTTGTCTGATCCTCTCAACAGCCTGTAGGATTGATTTTTTCAACGGCCAGTTACTGAAGCAGGTCGCGTTTCCCCGGTATGGGGAAAGGGACCGGTCAAAGATACGGCAAAAACCGTTCCGCGGTTTCAAAGATAACCAAATCCACGTTGTATCGGGTTACCAGATCCTCACAGATATCCCGGTTGGCCTTGCCGGTATACACCACCTTTGAAAATGTCTGGCTGAGCATTGGAATGAGCGCCCGGCTGAAGGAATCACGAAATACCAGCACCGTCAGGTGGTTGAGCGCTTCGGGATTGACCGTGATTCGGTTCAGGTGTTTGGGAAACCGCTCGTCAAGGCCGATGGACACTTCGTTGCCTGAAAAGTCGAAGGCGCGCAAGGTGCGGAACGGTTCGTTGAACCGCAGACGAATCAAGGCGTCGTTCACCGCATCAAGCCCGGCGAGCCTGGCCAGTCCAAAGCCTTCGGGCTGTGGAGTAACCACGCAGCGTTCCATGGTCAGGGCGCGAAGCGGTCCCAACGCATCCGAAAGCTGCTCCATCATGGCTCTGTAGACCAGATAGGCTCCCAAGTCCGACCAGTGGCTGTCCGTATTGGGGTAGAGCAAGGCGTTGAATCGTGATTTTTCCCTTTGCAGAATGCGGCGGCCGTCCACGGTCGGGAGTCCTGCCTCTGCTGCTCCTTCCATGAACAAGTCCGCCGAAGTTACTCCCTGAAAAGGGGACAGCCAGCCCGGCAGGTCTTCGGGATAGATTCCATGTTTGTCCGGTGCCAGAAGAAACAGGAACTCCACGTTCATGTCGTCGAGGGCATGGGCCATTGCGGTCATGCGTTGCACCAGGGCGTCCCGGAGGTCTTCGGACATGACATAGGCGTCACCGGTGTGCTGGGTCATGACCTGATCAAAACGGTCCCCGAGAAAAAAGCGGTCGTTTTTGCCGATGACGACCCTTGCGTTTGGGTCGGCGGGGGGCAGAATGCCGAGCAATCGGTTGAGGTCTTTGTCCGCGTCGAGAAAAACGCGGCGAAAGGCGTAATGGTCGTTGAACCAGGCCTCGAAATCGTGGGGCCACTGGCGCATCGCGTTGAGCACGGTTCCGGGAGCTGCCTTGGCCGGAAAACCTGGAAATTTGTTCGGTGGGCGCAGTTCCTTTCGTTCGAAGCGGGCCTCGTCCACGGTTGCCAGTCCGGAAAGCATAACCAGGGCGGGCAAAAGGAACAATGCCATGCACAGGGCGGCGTGGATCGGATACGATCGGGTCTTCATGCTCTAGAACCTGAAATATAAAAACGGGTTGTAGGTGGAGGCCGAAAGGCGGAACAGGCAGATCATGTACACGCCAAGCAGCATCCCCTGGTGCGCCGGGCGAAGCCAGCCTGCGGCGTTCGAGGCGGCAAGCGCGTTTTTGAGCCGGGGGTAGACGGGCCAGGAAAAAAAGAGACCCATCCCCAATGCCAGGAGGACGTCGTTGGTCAGCACCCGTTCGATCTGGTGCGGATTGGTGGCAATGCCGCCGAGCATGGCTCCGGCCCTCAGGAATTCCAACGCCTGGGGAAGTGTCTCGGCCCGGAAGATGACCCAGCCGCCCAATACCACCAGTAAGGCGTAGGCATGGCGCACCAGCCCCGGCAAACGGTGTAGCACCTTGCCCAGAAAGAGGCGCTCAAGCACGAGGAAGAGTCCGTGGTAGGCTCCCCACGCCACGAAGGTCCAGGCTGCCCCGTGCCAGAATCCGCAGAGCAGGAACACCGTGGCGAGGTTGGCGTAGGTGCGTAAGGGGGAGACGCGGTTGCCGCCCAGGGGAATGTACAGATAATCCCGAAACCAGGTGGAAAGGGATATATGCCACCTTCGCCAGAAATCCTGAATGGAATTAGCAATGTACGGATAATTGAAGTTTTCCGGAAAATGGAATCCAAGCATCCGCCCCAGGCCGATGGCCATGTCGGAGTAGCCTGAAAAATCATAATATATTTGGAGTGAATACGCCAGCGTTCCAAGCCAGGCCTCGCCGGGTCCGATCTGTCCGGAAGGAAGCGCGAAAAGCGTGTCCGCGCATTGGGCCAGGGGGTTGGCGATGAGCACTTTCTTCCCAAGCCCGAGAAAGAACCGATTGGCTCCCTGGGAAAAGTCCTTCACGCTTGTTTTCCGGTCGTGAAGATCCGTTTCAATGTCGCGGTAGCGGACGATGGGACCGGCCACGAGTTGCGGAAAGGACGCGATGTAGCAGGCCAGAGTGGTGAAGCTGCGGGCCGGGCGGATGTCTCCCCGGTAGACGTCGATGATGTAGCTGATGGCCTGGAAGGTAAAAAAGCTGATGCCCACGGGCAGGGCCACGTGTTCCCATCCGGTATTCCCGGCGTGCAGGACGTCCAGGACGAAGAAGTTTGCGTATTTATAATAGCCGAGGAAGCTGAGGTTTACACAGACGGCAAAGAAAAGGATCAGCCTTGCCCGCGCCGGATTCGTGGTCCGATTTTGATGGAGGAGCAGGCCGCAGAAATAGACGCTGAACGCGGAAAACAGCAGCAAAAGGACCGTGAAGCCCTCGCCCCAAAAATAGAACACGAGGCTGCTAAAAAGCAGCGCGGCGTTACGCGCCCGGGGCGGCAAAACAAAATTCAGCGCCAGCGCCGCCGGAAGAAAAAAGAGGAGAAAGACAATGGAACTGAATACCATGCGCGGCCCATATTATCTTATGCGAAAGGTTCCGAGGCGTTTTGCATGCGTGCCTTTGCAATCATTTGCTGTGCGGCGCTCTATCGTACCTGTTTTTCAACGTGTTACCGTCGCGTTCCACAAGCAGGTCAGTGCTCCTGCGGCGGTTTCCACGCGGGACCGGGAGTTAGCAAAAACGTATCGATATCGTATTCCACAACCGTGCACTCACCCGAGGAGGGGGGACAAACCTGAAAGCGCTCCAGCCGCTCCAAGACTTCCGACAGTGCCAGGCCGGGGAATTTTCCCCGAAGCGTGCGTTTTAGAAAATTTTTCTTTGCGTCATGACTCAGTCGGAGCTTGATGTTTCGGATGATGCGTTTGCCTTTTTTGGCGGTGCGGTAAACCCAGCTTTTGGGCTTCGGCAATGTGTACGCTGGGAGTTCTTCCATGGTGTAATCTTGTAGCACCGTGGAAACAATTGTGTCGGAGGCGCTTTGTCCGTCGATATTTGCCAACAACTTGCGTAACTTTGCCATTCGTTCTTCGCGTTCTTCAGGGAGCAAGTTTGAGCGGCCATTGTTGGCGATGGCGTTTCGTACAAGAGCTATAACCTCGTCTGCATCATCCGTTGCCTGGGAAATCTGAACAGCCATGCTGTCCATGTTGGTTTCCGGGCCTGTGTAGCTGATCACGGGTTTCCCCATGGTAAAGGCTTCGATTCCCGTTGTGCAGTCGTTGTGGAT is a genomic window of Paucidesulfovibrio gracilis DSM 16080 containing:
- a CDS encoding IscA/HesB family protein, whose protein sequence is MLQLSDAALNGLKQYFESNEKAPVRVFVAQSCSGASLALGLDQVRDGDKSFDFDGDITVVVDEELIEQAQPVTIDMGPMGFEVKSSLEFPQDGGCGCSSCGTGSCSSGSCH
- a CDS encoding MBOAT family O-acyltransferase, translating into MVFSSIVFLLFFLPAALALNFVLPPRARNAALLFSSLVFYFWGEGFTVLLLLFSAFSVYFCGLLLHQNRTTNPARARLILFFAVCVNLSFLGYYKYANFFVLDVLHAGNTGWEHVALPVGISFFTFQAISYIIDVYRGDIRPARSFTTLACYIASFPQLVAGPIVRYRDIETDLHDRKTSVKDFSQGANRFFLGLGKKVLIANPLAQCADTLFALPSGQIGPGEAWLGTLAYSLQIYYDFSGYSDMAIGLGRMLGFHFPENFNYPYIANSIQDFWRRWHISLSTWFRDYLYIPLGGNRVSPLRTYANLATVFLLCGFWHGAAWTFVAWGAYHGLFLVLERLFLGKVLHRLPGLVRHAYALLVVLGGWVIFRAETLPQALEFLRAGAMLGGIATNPHQIERVLTNDVLLALGMGLFFSWPVYPRLKNALAASNAAGWLRPAHQGMLLGVYMICLFRLSASTYNPFLYFRF
- the hisS gene encoding histidine--tRNA ligase, which translates into the protein MSKKIQKIKGFADLFPEEAAIFSFMEAKARNAFERFGFGELRTPVLEKTELFQKSIGEDTDVVGKEMFTFPDRKGRSLTMRPEATAGVIRAFVEAGKHQPGSVAKYYSFGPMFRYERPQKGRQRQFHQINAEIIGAPEPQSDAELILMLDTFLRDLGLKKLSIELNSLGCPECRPTYRRALTEYFNSLPVDELCEDCRRRKDTNPLRVLDCKVPACKELVKDAPSVTDHLCAECADHFAQVREVLDRAGLVYELNPRLVRGLDYYQRTTFEITSGDIGAQTAVAGGGRYDGLVKHLGGPDVPATGFACGMERLALLLGEQSADQPDFYIAVTAPKAANNALLLAQELRLAGLGGQVSYSAGSMKSRLRAANRIGARYCLILGEEENVDHTVTVKDMVGDSPQVTVTPEQCRQLLLGGKKR
- a CDS encoding alginate O-acetyltransferase AlgX-related protein; the encoded protein is MKTRSYPIHAALCMALFLLPALVMLSGLATVDEARFERKELRPPNKFPGFPAKAAPGTVLNAMRQWPHDFEAWFNDHYAFRRVFLDADKDLNRLLGILPPADPNARVVIGKNDRFFLGDRFDQVMTQHTGDAYVMSEDLRDALVQRMTAMAHALDDMNVEFLFLLAPDKHGIYPEDLPGWLSPFQGVTSADLFMEGAAEAGLPTVDGRRILQREKSRFNALLYPNTDSHWSDLGAYLVYRAMMEQLSDALGPLRALTMERCVVTPQPEGFGLARLAGLDAVNDALIRLRFNEPFRTLRAFDFSGNEVSIGLDERFPKHLNRITVNPEALNHLTVLVFRDSFSRALIPMLSQTFSKVVYTGKANRDICEDLVTRYNVDLVIFETAERFLPYL
- the aspS gene encoding aspartate--tRNA ligase: MSEQIFQDDSVYDKYRWIDDLGGWRRSHHNNELTAANMGEQVCLMGWVQFRRDHGGLIFIDLRDREGLTQVVFSPEHNTEAHERAHAIRPEYVVAVRGTVRPRPEGMANSNLVTGEIEIVVDEWKLLNTSDTPPFPIEDRVEAGENLRLKYRYLDLRRPALARNFILRNKAAQSVRRYLDNLGFLEIETPVLTKSTPEGARDFLVPSRLSQGDFFALPQSPQLFKQMLMVSGMERYFQIVKCFRDEDLRADRQPEFTQIDIEMSFVDEEIVQDMAENMVRTLFRETLDVNLPEAFPRMTYADAMRDYGVDKPDVRFDLKLQNVSDVFEGSGFKVFAQASLVKVMRVPGGGRLTRKEIDDFTKFVEIYGSKGLAWIKVKEDGEWQSPIVKFFSDEEKSRLAERTGVQAGDILFFQAGQADIVNAALGNLRLKVGERFELIDENAFAPLWITDFPLLEWDEEDKRWVARHHPFTSAQPGQLDTLTDNPGEALARAYDLVLNGHEIGGGSIRIHTPEMQEKMFAALGIDEEEARAKFGFLMDALKFGAPPHGGIAFGLDRLVMIMTGAKSIRDVIAFPKTQRGTCMMTEAPSQVARKQLRELGIRLREKKEEQ